The Muricauda sp. SCSIO 65647 genome includes a region encoding these proteins:
- a CDS encoding sugar porter family MFS transporter, which produces MSDQQQESKHMESYNLPKVIFLAFVAAIGGFLFGFDSGVINGTVDALQSAFDSDATGTGFNVASVLLGCVVGAFFAGTLADRFGRKPMMLTAGVVFIISAWGSGISEGSLEFVIYRLVGGLAVGAASILAPLYISEIAPSKIRGRLATLQQLMIVVGLFMAFMSNYSLVGLSGGAEEELWLGFQTWSWMFWAEILPASLFVLVLIFIPESPRYLVASNQSEKAIKVLSSIGNATQAIAKVADIKSTVRVDSRPKLSDIISKYTGKIHRLVWVGIGIAVLQQFTGINVIFYYGATLWQAAGFTEADALLTNVISGSVNIFFTMVAIVLIDKVGRKPLLLVGSIGQAVMLGVLAYLFGTATVDSANNLILEGNNGTYALIAANAYIAFFAASWGPVMWVMLGEMFPNQYRGAALAVCGIAQWGSNFTITMTFPIMLSYLGLGISYGVYALFGFVAYFFVKSLVKETKGRSLEDMSREQEEEERKHAAQGG; this is translated from the coding sequence ATGAGCGATCAACAACAAGAATCCAAACACATGGAGAGTTACAATTTACCCAAGGTCATCTTTTTGGCTTTTGTGGCCGCGATAGGTGGCTTTTTATTTGGGTTTGACAGTGGAGTGATCAATGGTACCGTCGATGCCTTACAGTCTGCATTTGACTCAGATGCCACGGGCACGGGCTTCAATGTTGCCTCGGTACTCTTGGGCTGTGTGGTGGGTGCGTTTTTTGCCGGCACATTGGCCGACCGGTTCGGAAGAAAACCGATGATGTTGACCGCAGGTGTGGTTTTCATCATCAGTGCGTGGGGTTCCGGTATCTCTGAAGGGTCATTGGAATTTGTTATTTATCGATTGGTGGGTGGCCTTGCCGTGGGCGCTGCCAGTATATTGGCGCCACTCTATATCAGTGAGATCGCCCCTTCGAAAATCAGGGGCCGACTGGCCACATTACAACAACTCATGATCGTAGTCGGCCTGTTCATGGCATTTATGAGCAATTATTCACTGGTAGGGCTTTCAGGTGGTGCCGAAGAGGAGCTTTGGTTAGGATTTCAAACTTGGTCATGGATGTTCTGGGCAGAAATACTGCCAGCATCCTTATTCGTATTGGTGCTGATTTTCATCCCTGAGTCCCCGAGGTATTTAGTGGCTTCAAACCAATCTGAAAAAGCGATCAAAGTGCTTTCTTCCATTGGAAATGCCACACAGGCCATTGCCAAGGTGGCAGATATAAAATCAACGGTAAGAGTAGATAGCCGCCCCAAACTCAGCGATATCATCAGTAAATATACCGGCAAAATACATCGATTGGTATGGGTTGGTATCGGTATTGCCGTACTGCAACAGTTTACGGGCATTAATGTGATTTTTTACTATGGTGCCACACTCTGGCAAGCGGCAGGATTTACAGAGGCCGATGCACTGCTTACCAATGTCATTAGTGGAAGTGTGAACATATTTTTCACTATGGTGGCCATTGTGCTGATAGACAAGGTGGGCAGAAAGCCTTTGCTATTGGTCGGTTCGATTGGGCAGGCCGTCATGTTGGGCGTATTGGCCTATCTTTTCGGTACCGCGACCGTAGACAGTGCGAACAACCTTATTTTAGAAGGAAACAACGGCACCTATGCTTTAATAGCGGCCAATGCCTACATTGCCTTTTTTGCCGCTTCATGGGGTCCGGTGATGTGGGTGATGCTCGGAGAAATGTTTCCAAATCAATACAGGGGAGCAGCACTGGCTGTTTGCGGAATAGCCCAGTGGGGATCCAACTTCACCATAACCATGACGTTCCCCATTATGTTGAGTTATTTAGGACTCGGTATTTCCTATGGGGTCTATGCGCTCTTTGGCTTTGTAGCCTATTTCTTTGTCAAGTCGCTTGTTAAGGAAACCAAGGGCAGAAGCTTGGAAGATATGTCCCGTGAGCAAGAAGAGGAGGAAAGAAAGCACGCCGCGCAAGGGGGTTGA